AAAGACGGTGACTGTGATTCTTTGCACATCGGCGCTATTGCTTATTCCGACGCCGTAGTTTACGGAGGTCCGGAAATCAGTGAAGAGGTAGTAAGTTTTGTAAAGAATAGTGAAAAGCCGGTTCTGGAATATGAGAACACGCTTGACTATGAAAACTATTATGGCCTTTACGAAGAAATAGCGAACGAGGATCTTGTTTCGCTTGCCTAAAGGCAAGTATTAATTCAGGAGCGCAAGCGCTGAACAAAAAAAGAGGCCGTATCATAATTCAAATGATGCGGCCTCTGTATTTGTTGCCTATTAAGGTAGTGCAAGATGAATTTGGGCAAGCTGTGGATAATTTGCTTTTCGGGGTCGAAAACCAGTCAAAAAGCAGCTTTTCACCCTGCTTTTTTCCTTAAGTTTTGTGCAATTGCAATCAAACCCCATTCGATCTCCACTTTTTCCTTACCCCGAAGCATGAACCTTTTGAAACCATGGTTCTGTTTAATGTTTCCGAAAGTTGGTTCCACATCAAAGCATCGTTTCTTTCGCCGCTGTAGGCCTTCTTCACTGTTTAACAGTTCATGTGCCTTTTGCTTAAGCCGGTTCAGATTTACATTGACCTCAATGATCCTGTTGGCGCTTGATTTATGACAAGCACCGTTGAGCGGACAGTTAGCGCAATTGCCCGCCTGGTATCTTTTTACTGTTTGCTCAAAACCGGTGCTTGTTCGTTTTCTACTTGTCCCGATGAAATTCATCTGCCGGCCCATCGGACAGATGTAACAATCTTTCTCCTGGTTATAGAAAAGCTTGCTTGCTGCAAAAGGCTGTTTGTTATTGTAGTTTTCATTTTGCTCTTTATCGAACATCCCATACTTTACAAAGGCAATGGTTTGCTTTTGTTCCAGCAGCGTGTAGTTTTCTTCAGATCCGTACCCGGCATCCGCGGTGAGCTTTTCAGGTGCTTTGCCAAAGCTGGCTTCATGCTGCGTTAAATGAGCATTCAGCGTATTGGTGTCTGTTGTATTGGAATGAATGGTATAATTGACAATGAACTGGTTGGAGGTAGATATCTGAACATTATAGGCGGGTTTTAACTGACCATTTTTCATGTGGTCTTCTTTCATCCGCATGAAAGTAGCATCCGTATCGGTTTTACTAAAGCTGTTCCTTTGGCCCAGGATCTCTTCCTGATGCTCATATTTTTCTATATTCTGCGGGTAATGTTTAGTAATATACTTCAGTTTAGCCTTCACCTTTTTATCTGCATTATCTTTTGCGGCCAGCTTTTCGTTAAGCTGATCTACGGCAGCTTTTACTTTTTCGCTGTTAATTTCCGTAAAATCAGGCGGCTCAGGCATCTTGTCTTCTTCCGAGGCTACCTGTTGTGCATACTGCCATATCTCAGTCAGTTGCTTTTTCATCTTCTCTTTATTGGTCTGAATCGACTTCTTCCAAACGAAGGTGTACTTGTTGGCATTGGCTTCGATCTTCGTTCCATCCGTATTAATCTCCTCTATGCTCAGCAGCCCTTCTTCCGACAACAGCTTTACCACCTCTTCAAACACACTGCGCAGGGCATGTTTCAAGCGCACACCCCGGAAACGGTTGATCGTATTATGATCGGGATAGCTCATCGAACTTAACCACATGAAGTAAATACTTTCCTTACAGGCTGCCGCCAGTTTACGGCTGGAATAAAGGTTGGTAACGTACCCATAAACCACCACTTTAAGCAGCATTTGAGGGTGATAACTTGAACTTCCCCTAATGTGATAAGCTTTTAAAAGCGGCTCTATATTGAGCTTGTTAATGACCTCATTTACAACCCGGACCGGATGCCATAAAGGGATCAATTCTTCAAGGGTTGGTGGGAGTACCAGAATTTGTGCCTGATTATAGGGCTTGAAAACAGGTTGCTTTACCGCCATCTTTTATCTGATTATACACTAAATATATGAAAATCAGATTATTAAATCAAATAATCAATGGTAAAAATCCTGAAATATTAAAAATAAAAAGAGGCTGCACCATGATTTATGATACAGCCTCTTTTTTTGTTATTGTCAAATCATCTAAACAGAGGCAGTGATTCTTTTGGCTGCATTAATCATCGTCGGATGCATTGGGATCAAACATCCACAGATCGTCGGTACCACTTGTACTCGATCCACCGCCAGTGGTGATATATCCTTTTCCGTTTATGGCAAATCCCGTGGCTCCGTATCTTGAACTTCCCTCAAAGGTATCCACATCTTCCCATAGATCTCTGTCGGGGTTATACCTCCAGCTCGTGCTGGACGTTCCGCTTCCCATCCCGGTAGTTAAATAACCGTAATTTCCGATGGAGAATGCTACTGCCGAATACCGCTGCAGATTATAATTGTAGTCGTCGTTTTCCTTGATCTCCTTCGTTTCTTCATCATCCCCGTCAGGATAAAGAGAGATTTTGCGCGTCCATGTGTCTTTAGAGGGATCATAGGCATAAAAAGAAGGAACGAGTGCTCCGTTATTCTGTCCGCCGCCCACGTAAGCGATATTGCCGATTACGAAAGAAAATGCCATTACCCTCTTGGTTTTTATATTGGAGATTTTCTCCCATCCCGGAGTTGACTTAGATGGATCGTATTTATAAAAGTCCTGCTGATCATTATTCCCATCGGTGCCACTGCCGACGTAACCGATGTTATTGATGGAAAAAGACACAGCATAATAACGACCGCCAGCACCAGGGAAATCAGCTATCTTTGTCCATTTGTTAGTTCCCGGATCATATTCATAGAAATCCTTGTATTTCTCATCGGTCAGCGAATTACGACCTAAACCAACATATCCTTTTCCTCCTGCAGAAAAGGCAACCGCATCTGTTCTGGGAGCGCCAGGAAACGTTGCTATTGTATCCCAATTATCGCGCGCAGCGTCGTAAGACCAAAAATCGGCCAGATGTCTTTTATCTGTTGAACTGGCACCGTAATTATATCCCGTTCCTACATAGGCAATATCGTCGATAACAAAAGAAACAGCTCCCCGCCTTGAAACACCTCCAAAGTCGGACTTCCTGATCCAGTCACCCGCTAAATCATCGTCATCATCACTGCTGCTACATCCTGCAAAGAGGGTTAGCAAACAAAGGAAAAAAGCGCCCGTGAAAAGTTTATTCATAATCCTATAGTTTTAATTTTGTATATGTAACTCTTAATTTGATTTTTACGTCGGCATTGGCCTGAGATCCTACGATCAGGCGATTAAAGGTATTTTGCAGGTCTGCAACCGGCACAGTGAGCAGGAGCGAGGTATTATTGTATTTTGAATAATAGCTTGAAATATACTCAGTCAGAGGAAAACTATACGACGCCTTCCCTTCAACATAATCGCTGTACGTTAAGTATAGGGCTGACTGGCTAGTCTGCGGATCCGACAGTATCTGGGTGGGCCGATTGTTTTTATCGGCAACCAGAAGCACCAGTTGGGCCGGCCTTTCAAAAGGCAGATAATGAGGAGCCCCGGGTGTTTCAACCAGTAGCTCTGCTTTATTGATAACGATATCGCCACCTGAATTTAAAAACCGGATATAGGGTATTGATATCCGGGTAACCAGACCCGCCATCGCCTGAATATAGGTTTTGTCGGATGTAAGGTCAGAAGAAACAACTGTATTGGATAAGCCTATATCTTTTAACTTAGTAGCGCTCCTGTCGGCATCAAAGTGATTGAACTGGTAGTTGTTATCGTACAGACTGAACGCCATCTCCTGTTTTTTCTTATTCCCTTCGCCATCTACATAGGAGTAATAGATCTTTACACTAACGGAATCTCTGAAGCCAACAATAGCGTTTCCGACGCTGGTTCCGGGCTTAAGCACCATTCCCTTAAAATAATCGAGAAAAAGGTCGGTATTAGAGAGAAGAGTACTCTCCTCTTTTACCAGGTTGAAGAACGACTTCCCCATGTTATCTGGCAGGCGAAGCATCAAACTGTCGGAACCCGGTTTCGGATAATAGGAGAGAGTAGCCAGTGGAGCAGGATCATGCCTGAACTTTGAGCGGTTATAAAATGTGGCTGAACTTGAAAACACATTCTGCGCCTCCGATGAAAGGTAGTCGGACACTTTGGGCAGTACAAGGCGCTCCGAAAGCTGGTAAACTGATATGTCCTGCTTCTGCAGAGTGTCGCCATAATAATATCCCGAGTAATTTAGCCTGAGCCTGACCGAATCAAACACAGCGTCGGTGGGGAGTGAAGAAGTGTTAAGACCCGAGGGCGAAATCTGAAAATAACTGGATGAACTGATAATGCCGAGCTCAGGGTCATTGATCCTTCCTACCAGCAACACTCCTTTCCCAGCGGACGGAAGAGAATCGAGCAGCATCGTTGCTGTGCTTATTGTAACAGTATCGGTGATATTCGCAAACAATGTCTCATCCTCGCCAATTCCAATAGAGCTGTTCTTTTCGCAAGATGCAAGTACAACCACTAAGGTTAACAAACCAGCAAACCACTTTAACAATTGCATGCACCGTCTGATCGAATTATCCATTTTTACTCCCTTAAGAATTTTTGAATTGGTGTCAAATATGCGGTCCCGTTTTGTGCTTTAAATGAATTTTAACATAGTTTAACTCAGCAGCAGAATCGGAATCAAAACATTAACACTTTTTTACTATTTAGCAGGGAAAGCGACAATAATTCCATCCTTTCCTTAACAGGTTTCACATTTTCAAAATGAAACAGCCGGTCTTTGCATAAAAAACTCATAAGCGGCTAATCACTTTCATTTTTGACCACGAATTTATAGAGTATCAGATCCACGTTTTAAGAAATGCGATCTAGGACCGCATTTGCGAGACCATTATCAGAATTTTGGCGAGAATACAAGATCCTTTGGCAGTAGAACAACCTTAATAAAAAGCATAAATAGATGAAATCCGGAGATTAGTCGTTATAATAGAACCTTTAATCTTATTTATCCGTAAATAAGCCATTTAGTATCTATTTTAGCGTGGATGAATAAGATCAAGTTGCAGAACTGGCTACAGGAAGCTATCCCGCTGCTGCTCTGGCTGGGCTTCGTGTTGTTACCTTTTTTGATGCGTTCGGCGTCCATGCCCGCCTATGTACGCACTCATTTTCTGGAGAATATCTTCCTGACTAACCTACTGTTGCTAGCTGTGTTTTACCTTCATGCCTACGGAATTTACCCGCTTAGAAAAAGAAAGAACGGCATCTGGTTGTATGTACTTGCTTTGGCTGCTTGCATGGCTGCTTTTATGTTCGTTTCACAGCGAATATCTCCGGGCCCCCAACCGGCTGTTCTTGCGGAAAGGGAAAGGGCAAGAGCATTACCATACCCAGGCAGCTTTCAGCACAGGGATAGTTTGCCAGGGCCGGAACATTTTCCACGCCCCGGTGGCGAGCCTCCTATGAAGGTACGCCTTTTATTCCCGGGCTTCCGGATAACCCCTTTCTTCTTTGTCATCCTCTGCAGCTATTGCTACTGTATTCTTAGAGATACCACCAAGCGGGAAAGAGCTCTAAAAGAACATGAAAATGAAAATCTGAAAACGGAGCTTACCTTTTTACGTTCGCAGATCAGTCCTCACTTTATGTTCAACGTGCTTAACAGCATGGTTTCGCTGGCCCGCAAGCAATCTCCATTGCTCGAAGCTTCACTTATTAACATGTCGAACCTGATGCGTTATATGTTGTATGAAAGTAATGGCAAACTGGTTTCGCTAAATACAGAACTGGAATATCTAAGAAATTATATCGACCTGCAACTGTTGCGCTACGGCGATTCGGTAAGACTTAACTTATATATCAACGGACAAGCGGAGCATTATCATATAGAACCGATGCTTCTTATTCCTTTTGTGGAAAATGCTTTTAAACACGGTATTTCGATGATTAAGGATCCTCTTATTGATATATCTGTTTCTGTTAACAATGAAACAGGTGAATTGCTCTTTAACGTTGTAAATAACATTAGTCCCCAGGAAAACAAGGATGAAGGAGAAATTGGAATTGGCCTTGCTAACGTAAAGAGGAGGCTTGCGCTATTGTATCCTGAAAAGCATCATTTAAAAATTGAACGGGCTAGAAACCTTTTTAATGTCGAACTTCAAATTAAACTTACATAATGAACTGTCTGGTTGTTGATGACGAAAAGCTGGCACTTGAACTTTTGGAAGATAACGTCAAAAAGGTTCCCTTTCTCTCACTGTCATTTTCCTGCCGGAATTCAATGGAGGCATTAGAGGTTTTAAAGGAGAATAAAATAGATCTTATATTTCTGGACATCAAAATGCCGGGACTAACGGGACTCGAATTTATACAGACGCTTCAAAACCCACCTTTGATAATTCTTGTAACGGCTTTTGAACATCATGCACTTGAAGCTTTCAGTCTGAATGTAGTAGATTACCTGGTTAAGCCAGTTGCCTTTAACCGTTTCCTCCTGGCGGCTAATAAAGCTCACGACCTGTTTATGCTCAGACATCCACAACAAAGCGTTCCTTTACAGAATGACCATATTTTTGTGAATGCCGGCTATTCCCTTGTGAAAGTCCGATTGCAGGACATTATATACATTGAGGGTCTCAGGGATTATGTACGAATACATCTGATTAACGACAATGTGGTAACCACACGGATCAGCATGCGGAGCCTTGAAGAGAAACTAAATCAGCAG
The window above is part of the Arcticibacter tournemirensis genome. Proteins encoded here:
- a CDS encoding IS1182 family transposase; this translates as MAVKQPVFKPYNQAQILVLPPTLEELIPLWHPVRVVNEVINKLNIEPLLKAYHIRGSSSYHPQMLLKVVVYGYVTNLYSSRKLAAACKESIYFMWLSSMSYPDHNTINRFRGVRLKHALRSVFEEVVKLLSEEGLLSIEEINTDGTKIEANANKYTFVWKKSIQTNKEKMKKQLTEIWQYAQQVASEEDKMPEPPDFTEINSEKVKAAVDQLNEKLAAKDNADKKVKAKLKYITKHYPQNIEKYEHQEEILGQRNSFSKTDTDATFMRMKEDHMKNGQLKPAYNVQISTSNQFIVNYTIHSNTTDTNTLNAHLTQHEASFGKAPEKLTADAGYGSEENYTLLEQKQTIAFVKYGMFDKEQNENYNNKQPFAASKLFYNQEKDCYICPMGRQMNFIGTSRKRTSTGFEQTVKRYQAGNCANCPLNGACHKSSANRIIEVNVNLNRLKQKAHELLNSEEGLQRRKKRCFDVEPTFGNIKQNHGFKRFMLRGKEKVEIEWGLIAIAQNLRKKAG
- a CDS encoding Kelch repeat-containing protein; its protein translation is MNKLFTGAFFLCLLTLFAGCSSSDDDDDLAGDWIRKSDFGGVSRRGAVSFVIDDIAYVGTGYNYGASSTDKRHLADFWSYDAARDNWDTIATFPGAPRTDAVAFSAGGKGYVGLGRNSLTDEKYKDFYEYDPGTNKWTKIADFPGAGGRYYAVSFSINNIGYVGSGTDGNNDQQDFYKYDPSKSTPGWEKISNIKTKRVMAFSFVIGNIAYVGGGQNNGALVPSFYAYDPSKDTWTRKISLYPDGDDEETKEIKENDDYNYNLQRYSAVAFSIGNYGYLTTGMGSGTSSTSWRYNPDRDLWEDVDTFEGSSRYGATGFAINGKGYITTGGGSSTSGTDDLWMFDPNASDDD
- a CDS encoding DUF4270 family protein; protein product: MDNSIRRCMQLLKWFAGLLTLVVVLASCEKNSSIGIGEDETLFANITDTVTISTATMLLDSLPSAGKGVLLVGRINDPELGIISSSSYFQISPSGLNTSSLPTDAVFDSVRLRLNYSGYYYGDTLQKQDISVYQLSERLVLPKVSDYLSSEAQNVFSSSATFYNRSKFRHDPAPLATLSYYPKPGSDSLMLRLPDNMGKSFFNLVKEESTLLSNTDLFLDYFKGMVLKPGTSVGNAIVGFRDSVSVKIYYSYVDGEGNKKKQEMAFSLYDNNYQFNHFDADRSATKLKDIGLSNTVVSSDLTSDKTYIQAMAGLVTRISIPYIRFLNSGGDIVINKAELLVETPGAPHYLPFERPAQLVLLVADKNNRPTQILSDPQTSQSALYLTYSDYVEGKASYSFPLTEYISSYYSKYNNTSLLLTVPVADLQNTFNRLIVGSQANADVKIKLRVTYTKLKL
- a CDS encoding sensor histidine kinase, whose product is MNKIKLQNWLQEAIPLLLWLGFVLLPFLMRSASMPAYVRTHFLENIFLTNLLLLAVFYLHAYGIYPLRKRKNGIWLYVLALAACMAAFMFVSQRISPGPQPAVLAERERARALPYPGSFQHRDSLPGPEHFPRPGGEPPMKVRLLFPGFRITPFFFVILCSYCYCILRDTTKRERALKEHENENLKTELTFLRSQISPHFMFNVLNSMVSLARKQSPLLEASLINMSNLMRYMLYESNGKLVSLNTELEYLRNYIDLQLLRYGDSVRLNLYINGQAEHYHIEPMLLIPFVENAFKHGISMIKDPLIDISVSVNNETGELLFNVVNNISPQENKDEGEIGIGLANVKRRLALLYPEKHHLKIERARNLFNVELQIKLT
- a CDS encoding LytR/AlgR family response regulator transcription factor; translation: MNCLVVDDEKLALELLEDNVKKVPFLSLSFSCRNSMEALEVLKENKIDLIFLDIKMPGLTGLEFIQTLQNPPLIILVTAFEHHALEAFSLNVVDYLVKPVAFNRFLLAANKAHDLFMLRHPQQSVPLQNDHIFVNAGYSLVKVRLQDIIYIEGLRDYVRIHLINDNVVTTRISMRSLEEKLNQQFFMRVHKSFIISLDKIESVQKYRLVIQGREIPVGESYRNTLQSYITTRNI